One window of Dehalobacterium formicoaceticum genomic DNA carries:
- a CDS encoding acyl carrier protein: MTNKEKIALLEDMFEMEEGTLTEKTMLNDIEEWDSMAKLSLIVLMDEEFNKKLTGNQIKEFKTIQDILDYME; this comes from the coding sequence ATGACAAATAAAGAAAAAATTGCATTATTAGAAGATATGTTTGAAATGGAAGAAGGAACCCTAACAGAAAAGACTATGTTAAATGACATAGAGGAGTGGGATTCTATGGCTAAATTATCACTTATTGTATTAATGGATGAAGAATTTAATAAGAAGTTAACTGGTAATCAAATTAAAGAATTTAAAACCATACAAGACATTCTGGATTATATGGAATGA
- a CDS encoding SDR family NAD(P)-dependent oxidoreductase → MINPMDLSEKLILVTGASSGIGRATAIQLSKLGGKIVLVARSEDKLNETLKMMEGEGHAVYPFDLKGIDKIEGLINQIVQENGALNGLVHCAGIAPMRPLGSTKYDFLHDVMVINFYSFVEVVRCASKKKKFVEGASFIGMSSVGSQSGDKSKIAYCASKAAMDAAIKCMAKELESKKIRVNTVVGGFVKTDMYSAYVDNAGEETFDMLVLGRQYQGMGEPLDIANAMAYLLSDASKFITGTGFVVDGGYLS, encoded by the coding sequence ATGATTAATCCGATGGACTTATCCGAAAAACTTATTCTTGTAACAGGGGCATCGTCTGGAATCGGCAGGGCAACTGCTATTCAGTTAAGTAAACTAGGTGGAAAGATTGTGCTTGTGGCAAGGAGTGAAGATAAACTAAATGAAACCCTCAAGATGATGGAAGGAGAGGGACATGCAGTCTATCCTTTTGACTTAAAAGGAATTGATAAAATAGAAGGTCTAATTAATCAAATTGTGCAAGAGAATGGAGCCTTAAATGGTTTAGTTCATTGTGCGGGGATAGCGCCAATGCGACCATTAGGATCAACTAAATATGACTTCCTACATGATGTTATGGTGATAAATTTTTACTCCTTTGTTGAGGTGGTACGATGTGCATCAAAAAAGAAAAAATTTGTAGAAGGTGCAAGCTTTATTGGAATGTCATCAGTAGGAAGTCAATCTGGCGATAAATCCAAAATAGCTTATTGTGCTTCAAAGGCAGCAATGGATGCAGCAATAAAATGTATGGCAAAGGAACTTGAATCTAAGAAAATACGAGTGAATACTGTGGTAGGTGGATTTGTAAAAACTGATATGTATAGTGCGTATGTTGATAATGCTGGAGAAGAAACATTTGATATGCTCGTTCTAGGAAGACAATATCAAGGAATGGGTGAGCCGCTTGATATAGCGAATGCTATGGCTTATTTGCTCAGTGATGCTTCTAAATTCATTACCGGTACGGGATTTGTAGTAGATGGTGGTTATTTATCATAG
- a CDS encoding 3-oxoacyl-ACP synthase III family protein, whose product MILSTFENLKISGIACAVPKKKDILLDKYGSVFGEEDVLKFSKMTGVVSRNISAKEQTASDLAFVAAKNLMKHKQIEASSIEVLIFVTQTPDYIMPSTACILHHRLGLSKDCLAFDINLGCSGYIYGLQTISSLMHSSNIKRGLLLVGDTLNKVIAPEDKSSCMLFGDAGSATLLEKRQDAPIIQTALRMDGDGFKAIIVPAGAYRNMDAPKERTLWGDGNIRSDFDLYMNGTDVFNFTISEVPMLIKEFMAEINTNVDDYDGLILHQANEYILKQIMKRTKFPKEKTPISMDRYGNTSVTSIPLTITDAYGSINNGALKLLMCGFGIGLSWGVVSCVLETDDVLPIIETEEIYMDGGVSHD is encoded by the coding sequence TTGATTCTATCTACCTTTGAAAATTTAAAAATAAGCGGAATTGCTTGTGCTGTTCCAAAAAAGAAAGATATATTGCTTGATAAATATGGATCTGTTTTTGGCGAAGAAGATGTTCTAAAATTCAGTAAAATGACGGGAGTTGTATCGCGCAATATATCCGCCAAAGAACAAACTGCGTCTGATCTAGCATTTGTTGCAGCAAAAAACCTAATGAAACACAAGCAAATTGAAGCATCTTCAATTGAGGTACTGATTTTCGTAACGCAAACACCGGATTATATAATGCCATCCACAGCTTGTATACTGCATCACAGATTAGGACTTAGTAAAGATTGTTTAGCCTTTGATATTAACCTGGGATGCTCCGGTTATATATATGGATTGCAAACAATTTCCTCACTTATGCATAGCAGTAATATAAAAAGAGGTTTATTGCTAGTTGGTGACACATTAAATAAAGTTATTGCTCCGGAGGATAAATCCTCTTGTATGTTGTTTGGAGATGCAGGGTCGGCAACTTTATTGGAGAAAAGGCAAGATGCCCCAATCATACAAACTGCTTTGAGGATGGATGGTGATGGATTTAAAGCAATTATTGTACCAGCAGGTGCCTATAGAAATATGGATGCACCAAAAGAGCGGACACTATGGGGCGATGGAAATATTCGTTCAGATTTTGACTTATATATGAATGGTACAGATGTGTTTAATTTCACGATATCAGAGGTTCCTATGTTAATTAAGGAATTTATGGCGGAAATTAATACAAATGTAGATGATTATGACGGCTTAATACTACACCAAGCAAATGAATATATACTTAAGCAAATTATGAAACGGACTAAGTTTCCAAAAGAAAAAACACCAATATCTATGGATCGGTACGGGAACACAAGTGTAACATCTATTCCTTTGACAATAACTGATGCATATGGAAGCATAAACAATGGAGCATTAAAATTATTAATGTGCGGATTTGGTATAGGATTATCATGGGGAGTAGTGTCTTGTGTACTGGAAACAGATGATGTTTTACCGATTATTGAAACTGAAGAAATATATATGGATGGAGGGGTAAGCCATGATTAA